The Catenulispora sp. GP43 nucleotide sequence GAAGCGGCGTGTCCGGTTGCGGGACTGGTCCACGAAGTAGTTCCCGCAGCCCGCGGCGGCACAGCGGCCGAGGGTCACCGCCGGGTCGCCGGCCGCGACCAGGGCGAGCTTGGCGGCGACGAGCTGGCCGAGCCAGCGTTCGGCCGGGGCGCCGTTGCGGCTGAAGTGGATGTGCCAGGCGCCGGTGCCGTCGTGGTCGGACAGGTGCATCTCCGGCGGGTAGTCGCGCAGCAGCTGGTGGACCGCGTCGGGCGGAGTGCCGTCGACGAGCTGTTCCAGGGCCGTGGCGACCAGGTGCGGCAGGCCCCCGTAGGCGCCGTCCGGCGGGGGTGTGACCTCGTGCTGGTCGAAGAAGTCCGCGACCAGGTGGCCGGCCTGGTCCAGGGTGCCGGTGTTGGCCAGCTCGACCGCCAGCCGGGTCACGTTGCCAATGTAGTCACCGTATTGCACTTGACCGCCTACATCGTTGATTCCTACTGTAGGCACCATGATAGCTGACACCACCTACACAGCTCGCCGCCTGTGGCTGCTCGGGGAGTGGGACGCCGCGCTCTCCGTACTGGGCCCGGACGCGGACGCCGAGCTGCGTGCCGAGATAGCCGTCGAGCGCTGGTTCTTCCGGCTGGCCGGGCACGACGAGGCCGAGCAGGCCGTCGCCGCCCTGGACCCGACCACCCCGGCGGCCCAGGTGCTGCGGGCGCGCCTGGCCTACAGCCGCCTGCTCTTCCGGCGCGACCCGCACCCCGAAGACCGGGCCGCCTCCGAGGCCGGCTACCGGGACGCCGTGCAGCACAGCGACGGAGCCACGCTCGGATGGGCGGAGTTCCACTGGGGCACCCTGCTCGACAACATCGACGAGGACGCGGACGCCGCCCGCCCGCACTTCGAGACGGCACTCGAACTCGCGGTGAAGCACGGCGACACCGCCCTGGAGGCCATCGCCGTCCGCCACCTGGCGCCGTACCAGGAGCCCGCGGGGGCGATCCGGATGCTGCGACGCTCGCTGCACCTGCGGGCGGCCCTCGGCGCCCGGGCGTACTCGGTCGCCGCGCAGGCCACCCTGGCCGCCGCTTTGGCCGAGGACGACCCCGAGCGCGCCGACCTGACCGACGCCTACCTCGCCGGCGCCGCGGCACTGGGGATCGCGTGGCTGCTCAACGGCGGGTCGGGGTCCACCGAGGATTTCGAGGACTGAGACCCGGCCGGCGCAGACGTCTCGGCCCGGGCGATCACATCACCCGGGC carries:
- a CDS encoding CGNR zinc finger domain-containing protein; this encodes MTRLAVELANTGTLDQAGHLVADFFDQHEVTPPPDGAYGGLPHLVATALEQLVDGTPPDAVHQLLRDYPPEMHLSDHDGTGAWHIHFSRNGAPAERWLGQLVAAKLALVAAGDPAVTLGRCAAAGCGNYFVDQSRNRTRRFCGNACASRTTVAAYRARAAQE